The genomic stretch TCAACAAAAATGGATTGCGTATAGTAATAGAAACCAAGCTTGGAATTTatggcaaatatttgtatttttccaatTTACACGTAAAGAAGTCGCAGTttcataaaatattaaaaaaaaaaaaacgttatctAGTAAGTTTATTCttgttgtttatttgttgattgaGAGCAAATCCTTCAAGGAATAGAGTAGAAAGAAATTTGCTGCCATCGCAAATCGAATAACACACCCAAAGTTGTCACATTGCTTTGTATCTATGATATGAGAGAGACCCTAATAAATCAGTCTGCACTTACTACACTAACACAAATAACTTGAAATAATCTTTATTTTAGTTACTCTATATCAGAGTGAAACATCTCTTATCCGTAATATACAGTTTTCCACTTCTGACAATAGTTGAAGTTTGCTCAACAACTCTTTTTGTGATAGCATCATTGTAAGGACCGCATTGATAGCATTCAAGTCGAATTGAATATGATTCACACCTAATCTATATTTATCGAAGTGAATTACTTCAACACTGCTCTTTAATGCTTTTATACGCTTTTCGGAAATGTGcgttaaaattttcaagaaagaTTCAAAATTCATTCCATACGACGCGTTCAGCATTATTTGACAATGCtcatcaaaattttccatatctTTGCAATCATCGATTTCTTTTGTGACCTTTTCTGCGGCATCATGCAAGTTAATCCAAATATGTTCGATATTACAGCCGTTGAACCAATTGTGGTTAACCGAAATCGAGCTTTGAACATTATGCACTTGATGATACCATCCACTAGGGACGAAAATTGCTTCCCCTGCCATTTGTAGCACTTTGTAGTAAACTATATTTTTCATATCTAATAGTTCTTCTGATATTTCAAACGGCAAATTTCCTAACGAATCTGTTAATAACAATTCTTGTCCAGGAGGTAACAATAACCACTTTTTCATTCCACTTATATTAGTAGACCAACTATAAGAAAAAAACACATCCGCATGAAAGGATGTCCATGTGTCTTTAGGACCGATATATACGAACATATAATCGTCTTTATTAGAGTCTGTTAAATATTCGTTTAACCAATCGGAGGCGAAAAATTGAGGCGTTTCATAGAATTGATACTCGGGTAACATTTCTCGCAGATGCCAATCCTTTAAGTAAAGTTTGGACCCTTGTCCACTCGTATCTGTTCCCTCCCAATAGTTCAAGAAATCATAAAATAGCATGTCCTGTTTTTCGTGCGAGTTATGATATTGTTTATCACAGTCGGCTACTGGAACGACCACATTATTAATGCGCTCCTTCAAGTATGCAACGTTTAATTTATCGACATCAGTTTCGTTCCTTAATATCCATTGCTTGTAGCACTCCCAGCGGTCGGTAACAGCAGTTAGTATGACAGGTATGTTAGTTTGTAGAAAACAATAGAAAAATTGTTCATAATCTATGTTTCTCGTTGAAATTCGTTCTATTTCCTGAGGAGCTGATTTGTTGATATGAAAGGGTCTGAAGGCGGTGGAACGAATTTCTAAACATTCATGCATGTTAATATTGGTTTGACATTTCTATAAGTTGACTAAAAAGTTTTCTGTTATTAGAATTTTTTACTTCAATAAACAAGCTTACCATACTTCTTGGAATATTttagatactttaaaagctaGTATGTGAGACCACTTCGTAAAAGAACAGCTACGTGCAGAAATCGCTGTGCTGGGCCGACCGGGCCGACAGATAAACAGCTGGTTGAGCGAGTATTCGCactcagagatgccagatatttttgaaaaatgtcagcaactgctcgaaaaaccagaaaatgtgttcgaaatctgaaaaaaatctccgtgatccgaaaaaatttcgctcgtgCAGGCAAAGTCTGTTAAAATCTGCACAAATTTTaggaaaatctgcgcaaatataaggagactttgaaaaaaatctgcagaaaccgtggaaaaactgcaaatatctgcaaatcaataaaaatctgcacacggactccaaaaatctgcgtttttcagacaaatctgcacatttggtatccctgttcGCACTGCAGGTAAGATTATTTAGGGATGTGTAAGTAATCGATATCTATctaacgaaaatatttttcgctatagTTTGCAATATTTGTGAGATGAAATAGTGCTTGGATGCTATGTTgttcaaaacaacaaaatgttcgttttttgaaaaagtaaGTTAAAAACTGTTAATATAAAGTGTACAATCGATCAGGCATAACATAACTCGCGAGATATCTAGGAACAACAAAATTAAAGTATAAGCTACACGATAtggcttgaaataaaaaatattaaacatgCTGTGGTCAGCTGTTTACTTTGTCTCACAGGGAAGCATCTATTGTGTCGATAATGCAGTGTTTAGTCGAACCATCATCGGTTGCCATTGGTAAATCGcaatatttcaaataaaataaaatcagaGTTAGGATATGAAGCAACATATTTCGGCTAACTTTCAGCAAATATAttgatctaccgtaaaccagcaagtattgacgCTTCGTTTAccgaagtttttgaaaattctgccTAAAATTTGTAGagtatttcgctgaatttatcagctgtttagttctcggcaataaaatctaagtgtgttggcacttggcaggaggaacgagggtTGGTATAGTAGAACCGTTAGCGTAAAAAGGGTAAAATCTTTCTTACACAAGTCCGGGTTAAAAATAAGCAAGCCAATTTTTAAAAGCGGAattgctaaaaatagaagtacggaatacagcagacacccgggtatATCTCACAGTAGATCAACAAGCCTGGTCgcagtaagtaagtaagtaaggtcgcacacgaaaaaaatatgttcgaaACAGTATTGCAGTCACACGACCGACACcaacaatttttattactttttaaatACCAAACCTATTACATATTCGTGttacgcaagcaagtattcccTATCAGAGTTTTGGCTTAGTCGGTAATAATATGACTCCTTCGTCATAGAGTGTAACAATATCCTCCACATTCAAcccaaaatcattaaaaatatcTACGGCCATTTGTGTGATTGCAGTCTTTCCTATTGCCGCACCGGATTGTGCTGGTGTTCTACTCAACTTAGGTGCAGGCGTGGGTACTATTTCCGTGCAGCAGGACTCACGtttatccaaaaatgcattGCGATCGCAATTATGCGGATGCTTTTCTGCTTCGTCT from Wyeomyia smithii strain HCP4-BCI-WySm-NY-G18 chromosome 3, ASM2978416v1, whole genome shotgun sequence encodes the following:
- the LOC129727347 gene encoding 2-oxoglutarate and iron-dependent oxygenase JMJD4 homolog isoform X2 — protein: MHECLEIRSTAFRPFHINKSAPQEIERISTRNIDYEQFFYCFLQTNIPVILTAVTDRWECYKQWILRNETDVDKLNVAYLKERINNVVVPVADCDKQYHNSHEKQDMLFYDFLNYWEGTDTSGQGSKLYLKDWHLREMLPEYQFYETPQFFASDWLNEYLTDSNKDDYMFVYIGPKDTWTSFHADVFFSYSWSTNISGMKKWLLLPPGQELLLTDSLGNLPFEISEELLDMKNIVYYKVLQMAGEAIFVPSGWYHQVHNVQSSISVNHNWFNGCNIEHIWINLHDAAEKVTKEIDDCKDMENFDEHCQIMLNASYGMNFESFLKILTHISEKRIKALKSSVEVIHFDKYRLGVNHIQFDLNAINAVLTMMLSQKELLSKLQLLSEVENCILRIRDVSL
- the LOC129727347 gene encoding 2-oxoglutarate and iron-dependent oxygenase JMJD4 homolog isoform X1, translating into MKCQTNINMHECLEIRSTAFRPFHINKSAPQEIERISTRNIDYEQFFYCFLQTNIPVILTAVTDRWECYKQWILRNETDVDKLNVAYLKERINNVVVPVADCDKQYHNSHEKQDMLFYDFLNYWEGTDTSGQGSKLYLKDWHLREMLPEYQFYETPQFFASDWLNEYLTDSNKDDYMFVYIGPKDTWTSFHADVFFSYSWSTNISGMKKWLLLPPGQELLLTDSLGNLPFEISEELLDMKNIVYYKVLQMAGEAIFVPSGWYHQVHNVQSSISVNHNWFNGCNIEHIWINLHDAAEKVTKEIDDCKDMENFDEHCQIMLNASYGMNFESFLKILTHISEKRIKALKSSVEVIHFDKYRLGVNHIQFDLNAINAVLTMMLSQKELLSKLQLLSEVENCILRIRDVSL